From a region of the Sinorhizobium sp. B11 genome:
- a CDS encoding DUF992 domain-containing protein, which produces MNISKSTAGIMLVMAILAATAGPGHADLAKIGILSCDVSKGVGEILSRKQSLNCQFKPDGGQPENYTGSIDEYGIELGKVDQGHLIWGVASAMRGVPKGALAGKYVGVGAGASVGVGVGANALVGGNDQSFSLQPLSVDGETGINIATGVLRVTLTASE; this is translated from the coding sequence ATGAATATCTCGAAAAGCACCGCTGGAATAATGCTTGTCATGGCCATACTGGCCGCGACTGCAGGGCCGGGCCATGCCGATCTTGCAAAGATCGGCATCCTCTCCTGCGACGTCTCGAAGGGCGTCGGAGAGATATTGAGCCGCAAGCAGTCACTCAATTGTCAGTTCAAGCCCGATGGCGGACAGCCCGAAAACTACACCGGCAGCATCGATGAATATGGCATCGAGCTTGGCAAGGTGGATCAGGGCCATCTGATCTGGGGTGTCGCATCCGCAATGCGCGGCGTCCCGAAAGGCGCGCTTGCCGGCAAATATGTCGGCGTCGGCGCAGGCGCATCCGTGGGCGTCGGCGTCGGGGCCAATGCGCTCGTCGGCGGCAATGATCAGTCTTTCTCTCTGCAGCCGCTTTCCGTTGACGGCGAAACCGGCATCAACATCGCAACCGGCGTGCTCCGGGTAACACTGACCGCCTCCGAATAG
- a CDS encoding MFS transporter — translation MSVSATTQDAALPRALSPWLTFLFAASCGFVAANLYYGQPLAGLISADLGFSPAATGLIVTLTQIGYGLGLLLLVPLADLFENRRLILTLTVGSALALVGAAFSSTPGMFLTASLCIGLASVAAQVLVPFAASMAPDATRGQVVGNVMSGLLCGIMLARPFASLVAQASSWHMVYYVTAAVMIALGIVLRANLPVRVPHTKLRYGELLASMGHLAVNSRVLQRRALYQAGMFGAFSLFWTTAPLLLASPAFGISQSGIALFALAGAAGAIASPIAGRLADRGMTKVASTLAMLLGMGSFLISHFATDGSLMALILLTAAAILLDFGVTTNLVCGQRAIYGLSPEHRGRLNGLFMATFFTGGAIGSALGGWAYATGGWTMAAWIGFCFPAVAFLFFLTEGREK, via the coding sequence ATGAGCGTTTCAGCCACCACTCAGGATGCGGCCTTGCCTCGCGCCCTATCCCCTTGGCTAACCTTCCTTTTTGCAGCCTCCTGCGGCTTCGTCGCCGCCAACCTCTATTACGGCCAGCCACTGGCAGGCCTGATCAGCGCCGATCTCGGTTTCTCGCCTGCCGCAACTGGCCTCATCGTCACGCTCACGCAGATAGGCTACGGTCTCGGCCTTCTGCTCCTGGTGCCGCTTGCCGACCTCTTCGAAAATCGCCGTCTCATCCTGACACTGACGGTCGGCTCCGCCCTTGCCCTCGTCGGCGCGGCCTTCTCCTCCACGCCCGGCATGTTCCTGACGGCTTCGCTCTGTATCGGTCTCGCCTCGGTCGCAGCGCAGGTCCTCGTCCCCTTCGCCGCCAGCATGGCGCCGGACGCGACGCGCGGCCAGGTCGTCGGCAATGTCATGAGCGGCCTGCTCTGCGGCATCATGCTCGCCCGCCCCTTCGCGAGCCTCGTTGCCCAAGCCTCGTCCTGGCATATGGTCTACTATGTCACTGCAGCGGTCATGATCGCCCTCGGCATCGTGCTGCGCGCCAACCTGCCGGTCCGCGTCCCCCACACCAAGCTGCGGTACGGTGAACTGCTGGCCTCCATGGGCCATCTTGCGGTGAACTCGCGCGTGCTGCAGCGCCGCGCCCTCTATCAGGCCGGCATGTTCGGCGCCTTCAGCCTGTTCTGGACGACTGCGCCGCTGCTGCTCGCCAGCCCCGCCTTCGGCATCTCGCAGAGCGGCATCGCTCTCTTTGCGCTTGCCGGTGCCGCCGGCGCCATTGCCTCGCCGATTGCCGGCCGTCTGGCCGATCGCGGCATGACGAAGGTCGCATCCACGCTCGCCATGCTGCTCGGCATGGGCTCCTTCCTCATCAGCCACTTCGCCACCGATGGCTCGCTGATGGCGCTCATCCTGCTGACGGCTGCTGCGATCCTCCTGGATTTCGGCGTGACCACCAATCTCGTCTGCGGCCAGCGCGCCATCTACGGGCTGAGCCCGGAACATCGTGGCCGCTTGAACGGCCTCTTCATGGCGACCTTCTTCACCGGCGGCGCCATTGGTTCGGCGCTCGGCGGCTGGGCCTATGCAACGGGTGGCTGGACGATGGCGGCCTGGATCGGCTTCTGCTTCCCGGCAGTCGCCTTCCTGTTCTTCCTGACGGAAGGCCGCGAGAAGTAA
- a CDS encoding bifunctional helix-turn-helix transcriptional regulator/GNAT family N-acetyltransferase: MTDIALIESAREFNRFYTNFLGLLNKAYLDTPFTLTDARVLFEIGAHDGVNAGALARDLQLDPAYLSRILKRFREEHFIEATPDPADQRSQILTVTARGRAQFEELGSRSNAQIAARFNTLADGEPQAAIAAMRTIRAILDPQAKPAAPVIRPHRAGDIGWIVQSQGRFYAEEYGWDLRFEGLVADVAGKFLASFDPEMEYCWIAERGGINLGSVLITNGGDGIAKLRLLYVDRAARGLGLGRQLVDECIAFSRRKGYRQISLWTNDFLHTARAIYQKAGFRLVSEERHRMFGPEANGQTWVLDL; this comes from the coding sequence ATGACCGATATTGCCCTCATCGAGTCCGCCCGCGAATTCAATCGCTTCTACACGAACTTCCTCGGCCTTCTGAACAAGGCCTATCTCGATACCCCCTTCACGCTGACCGATGCGCGTGTGCTCTTCGAGATCGGCGCCCATGATGGCGTCAATGCCGGCGCCCTCGCCCGCGACCTGCAGCTCGATCCCGCCTATCTCAGCCGCATCCTCAAGCGCTTTCGCGAAGAACACTTCATTGAGGCAACGCCCGATCCGGCCGATCAGCGCAGCCAGATTCTGACTGTCACCGCCAGGGGTCGCGCCCAGTTCGAAGAGCTCGGCAGCCGCTCCAACGCCCAGATCGCCGCCCGCTTCAATACGCTCGCCGATGGCGAGCCGCAGGCCGCCATTGCCGCCATGCGAACGATCCGCGCGATCCTCGATCCTCAGGCAAAACCGGCAGCCCCCGTCATCCGCCCGCATCGCGCCGGCGATATCGGCTGGATCGTCCAGAGCCAGGGACGTTTCTATGCCGAGGAATATGGCTGGGACCTGCGCTTCGAGGGGCTGGTCGCCGACGTCGCCGGCAAGTTCCTCGCCAGTTTCGATCCCGAGATGGAATATTGCTGGATCGCCGAGCGCGGCGGCATCAATCTCGGCTCGGTGCTGATCACCAATGGTGGCGATGGCATTGCCAAGCTCCGCCTGCTCTATGTCGACAGGGCCGCCCGCGGTCTCGGCCTTGGCAGGCAACTCGTCGACGAGTGCATCGCCTTCTCCCGCCGGAAGGGGTACCGGCAGATTTCGCTCTGGACCAACGACTTCCTCCACACCGCCCGTGCCATCTATCAGAAGGCCGGCTTCCGGCTTGTCTCCGAAGAGAGACATCGCATGTTCGGCCCGGAAGCGAACGGCCAGACCTGGGTGCTCGACCTCTGA
- a CDS encoding AraC family transcriptional regulator, with product MTLPFSPYREIVDIAMRFAPGDGEFRTSIGNLHISRRSNPSDPLHSSYKPCFAFVLQGAKSLRLGDEFISYGTGDYLLTSLDLPVAWRIAEASPEVPHLCLGLAIDSEKLLELLSRIDIPRPAAHTDGQRGMTVNVAPPELLDAAVRLLRLLDRPGEIPAMAPLIEQEILYRILTGPDGERLINIATADSHSNRIARAVAWLKENFARPLRIEELAEHVSMSASSFHHHFKSVTAMTPMQYQKQLRLHEARRLMLVERLDAGTAGHRVGYQSPSQFSREYSRLYGASPSRDVDGAREIMAAAE from the coding sequence ATGACATTGCCCTTCAGCCCCTATCGGGAAATCGTCGATATCGCGATGCGGTTTGCGCCTGGTGACGGTGAGTTTCGTACATCGATCGGCAATCTTCACATCAGCCGCCGCTCCAATCCCAGCGATCCGCTGCACAGCAGCTACAAGCCCTGCTTTGCCTTTGTGCTGCAGGGCGCCAAGAGCCTGCGCCTTGGCGATGAGTTCATCAGTTACGGAACCGGGGACTATCTGCTGACCTCGCTCGATCTGCCGGTTGCCTGGCGCATCGCCGAGGCCAGCCCCGAGGTGCCGCATCTCTGTCTCGGGCTCGCAATCGATTCCGAAAAGCTGCTGGAGCTCTTGAGCCGCATCGACATTCCGCGTCCGGCCGCCCATACCGACGGGCAGCGCGGCATGACGGTCAACGTCGCGCCGCCGGAGCTTCTGGATGCTGCCGTGCGCCTGCTGCGCTTGCTCGATCGTCCAGGCGAAATTCCAGCCATGGCGCCGTTGATCGAGCAGGAAATCCTTTATCGCATCCTGACCGGCCCCGATGGCGAACGGCTGATCAATATCGCGACGGCCGACAGCCACAGCAACCGGATCGCGCGCGCCGTTGCCTGGCTGAAGGAGAATTTCGCCCGGCCGCTGCGTATCGAGGAGTTGGCCGAGCATGTCAGCATGAGCGCGTCGTCGTTTCACCACCACTTCAAGTCGGTGACGGCGATGACGCCGATGCAGTATCAGAAGCAGCTTCGCCTGCACGAGGCGCGCCGGCTGATGCTGGTGGAACGGCTCGATGCCGGCACTGCCGGCCACCGCGTCGGCTATCAGAGCCCGTCGCAGTTCAGCCGTGAATATAGCCGTCTCTATGGCGCGTCGCCGTCGCGCGATGTCGACGGCGCGCGCGAGATCATGGCAGCAGCCGAGTAA
- the ilvC gene encoding ketol-acid reductoisomerase yields the protein MRVYYDRDADLNLIKSKKVAVIGYGSQGRAHALNLKDSGAQNVAIALKAGSPTVKKAEADGFKVMTVAEAAAWADLMMMATPDELQADIYKAEIAPNIRDGAAIAFAHGLNVHFGLIEPKASVDVVMIAPKGPGHTVRGEYQKGGGVPCLVAVHQNASGNALELALSYACGVGGGRSGIIETNFREECETDLFGEQVVLCGGLVELIRAGFETLTEAGYAPEMAYFECLHEVKLIVDLIYEGGIANMNYSISNTAEWGEYVSGPRIITAETKAEMKRVLTDIQTGKFTSDWMQEYRAGGARFKGIRRLNDSHQIEEVGTKLRAMMPWIGKNKLVDKSVN from the coding sequence ATGCGCGTCTATTACGATCGTGATGCCGATCTCAACCTCATCAAGTCGAAGAAGGTCGCCGTCATCGGCTACGGTTCGCAGGGTCGCGCCCATGCGCTGAACCTCAAGGATTCCGGCGCCCAGAACGTCGCTATCGCGCTCAAGGCCGGTTCGCCGACCGTCAAGAAGGCCGAAGCCGACGGCTTCAAGGTCATGACGGTGGCCGAAGCTGCCGCCTGGGCCGACCTGATGATGATGGCGACCCCGGACGAGTTGCAGGCCGATATCTACAAGGCCGAGATTGCTCCGAACATCCGTGACGGCGCAGCGATTGCCTTCGCCCACGGCCTCAACGTTCACTTCGGCCTCATCGAGCCGAAGGCTTCGGTCGACGTCGTCATGATCGCCCCGAAGGGCCCGGGCCATACGGTTCGCGGCGAATACCAGAAGGGCGGCGGCGTTCCCTGCCTCGTTGCCGTTCACCAGAACGCTTCCGGCAATGCGCTTGAACTCGCTCTCTCCTACGCCTGCGGCGTCGGCGGCGGCCGTTCGGGCATCATCGAAACCAACTTCCGTGAAGAGTGCGAAACCGACCTCTTCGGCGAACAGGTCGTTCTCTGCGGCGGTCTCGTCGAACTCATCCGCGCTGGTTTCGAAACGCTGACCGAAGCCGGCTACGCTCCGGAAATGGCCTATTTCGAATGCCTGCACGAAGTGAAGCTGATCGTCGACCTGATCTATGAAGGCGGCATCGCCAACATGAACTACTCGATCTCCAACACGGCCGAGTGGGGCGAATATGTCTCCGGTCCGCGCATCATCACCGCCGAGACGAAGGCCGAGATGAAGCGCGTCCTGACCGATATCCAGACCGGCAAGTTCACGTCGGATTGGATGCAGGAATACCGTGCCGGCGGCGCACGCTTCAAGGGCATCCGCCGTCTGAACGACAGCCACCAGATCGAGGAAGTCGGCACCAAGCTGCGCGCCATGATGCCCTGGATCGGCAAGAACAAGCTGGTCGACAAGTCGGTCAACTAA
- a CDS encoding NAD(P)/FAD-dependent oxidoreductase translates to MSEHHVVVVGGGFGGLQLVNGLKGAGVKITLIDRRNHHLFQPLLYQVATTILSTSEIAWPIRHLYADRPEVTTLLGEVNGVDAQAKTVTLRSGMVLNYDTLVLATGATHAYFGHDEWEPVAPGLKTLEDATTIRRRVLLAFERAEVESDPAVRDALLTFSIVGAGPTGVELAGIIAELAHFTLPKEFRNIDTRKTRVVLIEAGPRVLPAFAEDLSAYARKALEKLGVEVLTGTPVTQCTAGGVTMGEAFIPSRTIVWAAGVQASHAALWLGVPADRAGRTIVEKDLTAPGLRDVFVIGDTASVTQENGKPVPGIAPAAKQQGGYVAKVIRARMSGKPAPAPFKYFHQGSLATIGKSAAIIDFGPFKLKGWLAWWIWGLAHIYFLIGTRSRFSVAWNWFWIYMSGQHSARLITQRETMRDDG, encoded by the coding sequence ATGAGCGAACATCATGTCGTCGTTGTCGGCGGCGGCTTCGGCGGGCTGCAGCTCGTCAACGGGTTGAAGGGGGCGGGCGTGAAGATCACGCTGATCGATCGGCGCAACCATCATCTCTTTCAGCCGCTTCTCTATCAGGTGGCAACCACGATCCTGTCCACTTCCGAGATCGCCTGGCCGATCCGCCACCTCTATGCCGACCGGCCCGAGGTGACGACGCTGCTCGGCGAGGTCAATGGCGTCGATGCACAAGCAAAGACCGTTACGCTGCGCAGCGGCATGGTGCTGAACTACGACACGCTGGTGCTGGCGACCGGCGCCACGCATGCCTATTTCGGCCATGACGAATGGGAACCGGTCGCACCCGGCCTGAAGACGCTGGAAGATGCGACGACGATCCGCCGCCGTGTGCTGCTTGCCTTCGAGCGGGCGGAAGTGGAAAGCGATCCCGCGGTGCGCGATGCGCTCCTGACCTTTTCCATCGTCGGCGCAGGCCCGACTGGTGTCGAGCTTGCCGGCATTATTGCAGAGCTCGCGCATTTCACGCTGCCCAAGGAATTCCGCAATATCGATACGCGCAAGACCCGTGTCGTGCTGATCGAGGCAGGACCGCGCGTGCTGCCTGCCTTTGCCGAGGATCTCTCGGCCTATGCGCGGAAGGCGCTCGAAAAACTCGGTGTCGAGGTGCTGACGGGAACGCCGGTGACACAGTGCACTGCCGGTGGCGTAACCATGGGTGAGGCCTTCATTCCGAGCCGGACCATCGTGTGGGCGGCGGGCGTGCAAGCCTCGCATGCGGCGCTCTGGCTTGGCGTGCCGGCCGACCGGGCAGGGCGCACCATCGTCGAAAAGGATCTGACGGCACCGGGCCTGCGGGATGTCTTCGTGATCGGTGACACGGCCTCCGTAACCCAGGAGAATGGCAAGCCGGTGCCGGGTATTGCGCCGGCTGCCAAGCAGCAGGGCGGTTATGTCGCGAAGGTGATCCGGGCGCGCATGTCCGGCAAACCCGCGCCTGCGCCATTCAAATATTTCCATCAGGGGAGCCTGGCAACGATCGGCAAGAGTGCGGCGATCATCGATTTCGGCCCTTTCAAGCTCAAGGGCTGGCTTGCCTGGTGGATCTGGGGTCTTGCCCATATTTACTTCCTGATCGGCACCCGCTCGCGTTTCAGCGTCGCTTGGAACTGGTTCTGGATCTATATGAGCGGCCAGCACAGCGCTCGGCTGATCACCCAGCGCGAGACGATGCGCGACGACGGCTAG
- a CDS encoding TetR/AcrR family transcriptional regulator, translating to MTVDTLTPDPKTRSRGRPREFDMDSALDAALRVFSERGYHAASISELTEAMGLASGSVYKAFKDKRGIFLAAFRRYRQLGRGRLEAKIASVKTGREKVFQMVLYYAELSHGEAGLKGCLVVGGANDISLLDEETAEHVAAAFSADEKLMADLIRIGQADGTIPSTVDADTTALTFLCLTKGFRVIGRTGRGEKEMMAAAEAAMRLVT from the coding sequence ATGACCGTTGACACCCTCACACCTGACCCGAAAACCCGCAGCCGCGGCCGCCCGCGCGAGTTCGACATGGACTCGGCACTCGATGCGGCTTTGCGCGTCTTCTCCGAGCGCGGCTACCATGCCGCCTCCATCAGCGAATTGACCGAGGCCATGGGCCTTGCCTCCGGCAGCGTCTACAAGGCTTTCAAGGATAAGCGCGGCATCTTTCTTGCCGCCTTCAGGCGCTATCGCCAGCTCGGCCGCGGCCGGCTGGAGGCGAAGATCGCATCCGTAAAGACGGGCCGCGAAAAGGTCTTCCAGATGGTCCTGTATTACGCCGAGCTTTCCCACGGCGAAGCGGGCCTCAAGGGCTGCCTCGTCGTCGGTGGCGCAAACGACATTTCGCTGCTCGACGAGGAGACTGCGGAACATGTGGCCGCCGCCTTTTCCGCTGATGAAAAGCTGATGGCCGATCTCATCCGCATCGGCCAGGCCGATGGCACGATCCCGTCAACTGTGGATGCCGATACGACCGCCCTCACATTTCTCTGCCTGACGAAGGGCTTTCGCGTCATCGGGAGGACGGGACGCGGCGAGAAAGAGATGATGGCTGCGGCCGAGGCCGCAATGCGTCTCGTAACTTGA
- a CDS encoding Lrp/AsnC family transcriptional regulator, with translation MIDDRDRRILDILQENAGISVTELAEQVALSVSACSRRIQRLEETGHIARRIVVLDREKMGVPTTVFALVKTAHHSDEWTESFRRAISDIPEIVEAHRLTGNYDYILKIVLPRVEHYDVIYKRIVRRIELFDVSASISMELMKSGNSIPVSYA, from the coding sequence ATGATCGACGATCGCGACAGGCGGATTCTCGATATCCTGCAAGAGAATGCAGGCATCTCCGTGACCGAGCTTGCCGAACAGGTGGCGCTTTCGGTTTCCGCCTGTTCGCGGCGCATCCAGCGGCTGGAAGAGACCGGCCATATCGCGCGGCGCATCGTCGTGCTCGATCGGGAGAAGATGGGCGTGCCGACGACCGTCTTCGCGCTTGTGAAGACCGCACATCATTCCGACGAGTGGACCGAGAGTTTTCGGCGGGCGATCAGCGATATCCCCGAGATCGTCGAGGCGCACCGGCTGACCGGCAACTACGATTACATCCTCAAGATCGTGCTGCCTCGCGTCGAGCACTACGACGTCATCTACAAGCGCATCGTACGCCGCATCGAGCTTTTCGATGTCTCTGCCTCGATCTCCATGGAACTGATGAAGAGCGGCAACTCCATACCTGTCTCCTATGCCTGA
- a CDS encoding TetR/AcrR family transcriptional regulator C-terminal domain-containing protein, whose amino-acid sequence MGVETVSVDVAEPSEFSPRQNAVLEQALQLLVDGGEKALTTSGVARAANCSKESLYKWFGDRDGLLSAMIAYQASKVRTFERSGERLTYTSLHDHLVIFARDLLEVLAGDVSLALNRLAIGHASAHDSHRDGSKLGKLLLERGRRQIDRRAMALIDAGKRAGLLRFHDADEAYHTLYGLIVSDLHVRMLLGEPGLKDTARQAEKAVTAFLRLYGTEKVLAEMPILG is encoded by the coding sequence TTGGGAGTTGAAACCGTGTCAGTCGATGTCGCAGAGCCGAGCGAGTTTTCGCCACGCCAGAACGCTGTTCTGGAGCAGGCGCTGCAGCTTCTCGTCGATGGCGGGGAGAAAGCGCTGACGACCTCGGGTGTGGCGCGCGCCGCCAACTGCTCCAAGGAAAGCCTCTATAAATGGTTCGGCGACCGTGACGGTCTTCTGTCTGCAATGATCGCCTATCAGGCGAGCAAGGTGCGCACGTTCGAGCGCAGCGGCGAGCGGCTGACCTATACGAGCCTGCACGACCATCTCGTGATCTTCGCCCGCGACCTGCTCGAGGTTCTGGCCGGCGACGTGTCGCTGGCGCTCAACCGGCTGGCGATCGGCCATGCCAGTGCACATGATTCGCATCGCGACGGCTCCAAGCTCGGCAAGCTCTTGCTCGAACGCGGCCGCCGGCAGATCGACCGCCGCGCCATGGCACTGATCGATGCCGGCAAGAGGGCAGGGCTGCTGCGCTTCCATGATGCCGACGAAGCCTATCATACGTTATACGGCCTCATCGTTTCCGACCTGCATGTGCGCATGCTGCTCGGCGAGCCGGGCCTCAAGGATACCGCGCGTCAGGCGGAGAAGGCGGTCACCGCTTTCCTGCGCCTTTACGGCACGGAGAAAGTTCTGGCGGAGATGCCGATCCTCGGCTGA
- a CDS encoding NAD(P)-dependent alcohol dehydrogenase: MPIARGYAATDASKPLTPFTFERRDPNEDDVVIDIKFAGICHSDIHTVRNEWKNAVYPIVPGHEIAGIVRAVGSKVTKFKVGDRVGVGCFVDSCVGCATRDVDREQYMPGLVGTYNEFEADGKTRTQGGYSDSIVVKEGYVMSIPDNLPLDASAPLLCAGITLYSPLRHWNAGPGKKVAIVGMGGLGHMGVKLGAAMGADITVLSQTLSKKEDGLKLGAKEYYATNDPETFTKLRGAFDLVICTVSAEIDWNAYLGLVKVDGAFVVVGVPENAIPVHAFSLVPGRKSISGSMIGSIKETQEMLDFCGEHNIVSEIEKINIQQVNEAYERVLKSDVRYRFVIDIASLAA, encoded by the coding sequence ATGCCTATTGCCAGAGGTTACGCCGCGACTGACGCTTCCAAGCCGCTGACCCCTTTTACCTTCGAACGCCGCGATCCTAACGAGGATGATGTCGTCATCGACATCAAGTTTGCCGGCATCTGCCATTCGGACATACACACTGTCCGCAACGAATGGAAGAACGCTGTCTACCCGATCGTTCCGGGCCATGAGATTGCCGGCATCGTCAGGGCTGTCGGTTCCAAAGTGACGAAGTTCAAGGTCGGCGACCGCGTCGGCGTCGGCTGCTTCGTCGATTCCTGCGTCGGCTGCGCCACCCGCGACGTCGACCGCGAACAGTACATGCCGGGCCTCGTCGGCACCTACAACGAGTTCGAAGCCGACGGCAAGACCCGCACCCAGGGCGGCTATTCTGACTCGATCGTCGTCAAGGAAGGCTATGTCATGTCCATCCCGGACAACCTTCCGCTCGATGCATCCGCACCGCTTCTCTGCGCCGGCATCACGCTCTATTCGCCGCTGCGCCACTGGAATGCCGGCCCCGGCAAGAAGGTCGCGATCGTCGGCATGGGCGGCCTCGGCCATATGGGCGTCAAGCTCGGTGCGGCCATGGGTGCCGATATCACCGTGCTCTCCCAGACGCTGTCCAAGAAGGAAGACGGCCTGAAGCTCGGCGCCAAGGAATATTACGCCACCAACGATCCGGAGACCTTCACCAAGCTCCGCGGCGCCTTCGACCTCGTCATCTGCACTGTCAGCGCCGAGATCGACTGGAACGCCTATCTCGGTCTCGTCAAGGTTGACGGCGCCTTCGTCGTGGTCGGCGTTCCCGAAAATGCGATCCCGGTCCACGCCTTCTCGCTGGTCCCCGGCCGCAAGAGCATTTCCGGCTCGATGATCGGCTCGATCAAGGAAACCCAGGAAATGCTCGACTTCTGCGGCGAGCACAACATCGTCTCCGAAATCGAGAAGATCAACATCCAGCAGGTCAACGAGGCCTATGAGCGCGTGCTGAAGAGCGATGTGCGCTACCGCTTCGTCATCGACATCGCCTCGCTGGCAGCCTGA
- a CDS encoding DUF4087 domain-containing protein yields MKITALTVALSLALALPTLAAETRCGWIQNPTPGNWWLDDAQNTWTIMTQGGNDEPEGMDLIPDISEHDYVKTNGNYGYACACMSVETDGEERITQILSFRQLPLAKCRNDKALKFPG; encoded by the coding sequence ATGAAAATAACAGCCCTCACCGTTGCCCTGTCGCTTGCGCTTGCCCTTCCGACCCTTGCCGCCGAGACGCGCTGCGGCTGGATCCAGAACCCGACGCCCGGCAACTGGTGGCTGGACGATGCGCAAAACACCTGGACGATCATGACGCAGGGCGGCAACGATGAGCCCGAGGGCATGGACCTCATCCCCGACATCTCCGAGCATGATTATGTCAAGACCAACGGCAATTACGGCTATGCCTGCGCCTGCATGAGTGTGGAGACCGACGGCGAGGAACGCATCACGCAGATCCTCTCCTTCCGCCAGCTGCCACTTGCCAAGTGCCGCAACGACAAGGCGCTGAAATTTCCGGGCTGA
- a CDS encoding aspartate/glutamate racemase family protein produces MKTIGLIGGMSFESSAVYYRLINEMVRERLGGLASAELTMHSVNFEEIVALQKAGAWDKAASRLGDVALRLQIAGADCVLICTNTMHLIAPEVATHISVPLIHIIDETAKTIHAAGCKRPLLLATRYTMEHGFYTERMKSLGLDIVVPDAADRTTVHDIIFNELCAGKVLDSSREKLMAVIERAHAKGADGIILGCTEICLILDPDHLPLPGFDTTTIHARAAVDFAFEGELPNEEEDAA; encoded by the coding sequence ATGAAAACAATCGGCCTCATCGGCGGCATGAGCTTCGAAAGTTCGGCAGTTTACTATCGTCTCATCAACGAAATGGTGCGTGAGCGCCTGGGCGGCCTAGCCTCTGCCGAACTGACCATGCATTCGGTGAATTTCGAAGAGATCGTTGCCCTGCAGAAGGCCGGCGCCTGGGACAAGGCTGCCTCGCGCCTCGGCGATGTTGCGTTGCGTCTGCAGATTGCCGGTGCCGATTGCGTGCTGATCTGCACCAACACCATGCATCTGATCGCGCCCGAGGTTGCGACACATATCTCCGTGCCGCTGATCCACATCATCGACGAGACCGCCAAGACGATTCACGCAGCAGGCTGCAAGCGCCCGCTGCTACTCGCCACGCGATACACGATGGAGCACGGCTTCTATACCGAGCGCATGAAGAGCCTCGGCCTCGACATCGTCGTGCCTGATGCCGCCGACCGCACCACCGTCCATGACATCATCTTCAACGAGCTCTGCGCCGGCAAGGTGCTCGACAGCTCGCGGGAAAAACTGATGGCCGTGATCGAACGCGCCCACGCCAAGGGCGCCGATGGCATCATCCTCGGCTGCACCGAGATCTGCCTGATCCTCGATCCCGATCATCTGCCCCTGCCCGGCTTCGACACGACGACAATCCACGCCCGCGCCGCTGTCGATTTCGCGTTCGAGGGAGAGCTCCCAAACGAAGAAGAAGACGCGGCCTGA
- a CDS encoding class I SAM-dependent methyltransferase translates to MTTSFYDDNAETYAARDRKPPTARLDAFLAALPEKARILELGCGGGQDCAHMLSKGFDVTPTDGSAELARQAEKLIGRPVKIMRFEELSAHEEFNGVWAEASLLHVPRADLPGILTLIRSALKQDGVFHASFKAGTTEGHDSFGRYYNYPSMEWLQALLDAGGWRDVSIIEVDGSGYDGKPTRWLHLATRK, encoded by the coding sequence ATGACCACTTCCTTCTACGACGACAACGCCGAAACTTACGCCGCCCGCGATCGCAAGCCGCCGACCGCAAGGCTCGATGCATTCCTTGCCGCCCTGCCCGAGAAGGCTCGCATCCTCGAACTCGGCTGCGGTGGCGGGCAGGATTGCGCCCATATGCTGTCCAAAGGCTTCGACGTCACGCCAACGGATGGTTCGGCTGAGCTTGCTCGCCAGGCCGAGAAGCTGATCGGCAGGCCCGTCAAAATCATGCGTTTCGAGGAACTGTCCGCACATGAGGAATTCAATGGCGTCTGGGCCGAAGCGAGCCTCCTGCACGTACCTCGCGCAGATCTGCCCGGCATCCTCACTCTCATCCGTAGCGCCCTGAAGCAGGACGGCGTCTTTCATGCGAGCTTCAAGGCCGGTACCACCGAAGGCCATGACAGCTTCGGGCGCTATTACAACTATCCTTCGATGGAATGGCTGCAGGCATTGCTCGACGCGGGCGGCTGGAGGGATGTCTCGATCATCGAGGTCGATGGCAGCGGCTATGACGGTAAACCGACCCGCTGGCTGCATCTTGCCACCCGCAAATGA